One window of the Montipora foliosa isolate CH-2021 chromosome 4, ASM3666993v2, whole genome shotgun sequence genome contains the following:
- the LOC138001243 gene encoding uncharacterized protein F54H12.2-like, whose product MLLPMNGHFYPYRSHVIPFTQLGKGNISVFGGSSPYSQGGNGLGGMFRGLLRTATPFLKSAAKKVGKRLLKTGVDTGMQIVGDVLNGQSITKAVAARAKNAGKEFFAGTFNDLTQQQGSGRRKRYKRKRKAILVSSTQNKRRRTNSCPIQDYFRLKMSAAHPLSAPGENSSLHVFNVPVTDVSIVSSKWVDYEPVQTGTNPIEFVIKPLADYIDINKTELRMVLKVTKQDGTPTGDGKKYTLINNALHSIVKQFTIKINETLVTEQSDTQAYNAYIKTILNFTEQAKKSYLTKALYYKDTAGHMDEVDNTAENNIGLQKRGVFTNNGAEVGLVEVPLCDIFNVDKLLLDGLEIKVKVDLNSDAFVLMGGETPNNCKLQIMSSTLRVRTVRVADSAKLEHLQIMQGQKGRAALPAVYTLTRTPTHAKIIPRGVLNHTETDLFNGLIPQCVIFGMVRNDAYNGHLTRNPFNFQLFDLQGIRLTVNGEEMPYSALELTGGKKIDGYNTLFSGSGDMNCGHGLDIDRLDWENGYGLLRFDLTPAGSGHPDHLIPHRSDNVNLYLKFGTQTETVLNLIVYAEFQNQLEIDRNRRVVYDLSQGS is encoded by the coding sequence atgttacttcctATGAACGGTCACTTCTACCCTTACCGTAGTCATGTCATACCTTTCACGCAACTTGGAAAAGGAAACATCAGCGTTTTTGGAGGGTCATCCCCTTATAGTCAAGGAGGGAATGGCCTAGGTGGTATGTTTCGCGGTCTCCTCAGAACAGCCACCCCTTTTCTAAAATCGGCCGCAAAGAAAGTAGGAAAACGTTTACTGAAAACAGGTGTGGACACTGGAATGCAAATCGTTGGAGACGTCTTAAATGGACAGTCCATAACAAAAGCTGTGGCGGCGAGAGCTAAAAATGCGGGGAAAGAGTTTTTCGCAGGTACTTTCAACGACTTAACACAACAACAAGGGAGTGGTCGCAGAAAAAGATATAAACGCAAACGAAAAGCCATACTTGTCAGTTCAACTCAAAACAAGAGACGGAGAACAAACTCCTGCCCTATTCAAGACTATTTTCGACTGAAAATGAGTGCAGCACACCCTCTCTCAGCTCCTGGTGAGAATTCTAGCCTACATGTTTTTAATGTACCTGTAACCGATGTATCGATCGTCAGTAGCAAGTGGGTGGATTACGAACCAGTGCAAACGGGTACTAATCCCATCGAGTTTGTCATCAAACCACTGGCAGACTACATTGACATTAACAAGACGGAGCTGCGAATGGTGTTGAAAGTAACCAAGCAAGACGGGACTCCAACAGGGGATGGGAAGAAATACACTCTGATCAACAATGCCCTTCACTCTATCGTTAAACAATTTACTATTAAGATCAACGAGACACTTGTGACAGAACAATCAGATACACAAGCTTACAATGCTTACATCAAGACCATACTAAATTTCACAGAGCAGGCGAAAAAATCCTACTTAACAAAAGCTCTGTACTACAAAGACACAGCTGGACATATGGATGAAGTAGATAATACTGCGGAAAATAATATCGGTCTGCAGAAAAGGGGTGTATTCACAAACAATGGAGCTGAGGTGGGGTTAGTTGAAGTACCTTTATGTGACATCTTCAACGTGGACAAGTTATTGTTAGATGGTCTAGAAATCAAAGTAAAAGTGGACCTGAACAGTGATGCTTTCGTTCTCATGGGAGGCGAGACGCCAAACAATTGCAAGTTACAAATCATGTCAAGCACTCTCCGTGTGCGCACCGTGCGTGTGGCAGACAGTGCAAAACTGGAACATTTGCAGATCATGCAAGGTCAAAAAGGACGCGCTGCCCTCCCTGCAGTTTACACTTTGACCAGAACCCCAACCCATGCAAAGATCATTCCTCGGGGGGTGTTAAATCATACGGAGACGGATCTCTTCAATGGTCTTATTCCTCAATGTGTGATTTTCGGGATGGTGCGCAACGATGCGTACAACGGACACCTGACACGTAATCCTTTCAATTTTCAACTGTTTGACCTACAAGGAATTCGTCTAACTGTGAATGGAGAGGAAATGCCCTACTCTGCTTTAGAACTGACAGGTGGGAAAAAGATTGATGGTTATAACACCCTGTTTTCTGGCAGTGGAGATATGAACTGTGGTCATGGTCTGGATATTGATAGATTGGATTGGGAAAACGGTTACGGTTTGCTCCGTTTCGATTTGACGCCAGCTGGAAGCGGTCATCCGGATCATTTGATACCACATCGTTCGGATAACGTCAATCTGTACCTTAAATTTGGAACTCAAACAGAGACAGTTCTCAATTTAATAGTGTACGCAGAATTCCAGAATCAGTTGGAAATTGATCGCAACAGACGCGTGGTCTACGATTTGTCACAAGGCTCTTAA